A stretch of DNA from Equus asinus isolate D_3611 breed Donkey chromosome 20, EquAss-T2T_v2, whole genome shotgun sequence:
caacataaaaataattcctgACTTTTGTTAATAATTCCAAAGGTGAGTCTGATCCTTTTTACCTCTTACAACCTCTTCAGTAGCTTCTGGATTCCCTGCTTGATCTCCTTGGTTCTCACACCATAAACAATGGGGTTCAGAGCTGGGGGGATGAGGTGGTGCAAGATGTTGAGCAGGATGGGGACATCTGGTGGAATTCTCTTCCTGGCCAGGTTAGTGATGACCAGAACCAGCAGGACTGTGCTGAAGAAGAGGATGAGGATGAAGTGGGAACCACATGTGCTCAGGGCCTTGGCCACAGCACCCTCAGCCTTGATCCTTAGCACAACTTTCAGAATAAAGGAATATGagacaacaataaaaattaggTCAGAGCCCAGTAGGGTCCAGCCTACCACAAACTGGTAGAGCCGATTGAAGGTGATGTCATCACAGGAGAGTCTGGACACAGACAGGTTAGTGCAGATGCAGTTCTTGATGATGTTCTCTGCACAGTATCTGAGTCTGGCAGAAAGAATTGGaacagggagaaaaaagaggccaTTGCGGGCCACAGCAAAGATGATAGCTCTAGCCACAAATTGGTCAGAGATGATGAATGGGTATTGTAATGggtggcagatggccacatagcggtcataggccatgaccATGAATGTGCAAGACTCCATAGCAAGGAAGCAATTCATGATGAACATCTggaggaagcaggctgagaaGCTGATGGACCTGAGGTCAAACCAGAAGATGGCCAGGACCTTGGGGATGACAGTGAGGCAGAGCACCATgtccagcagagagaggaggctgagCAGATAGTACACAGGCTCGTGCAGAGAGGCCTCCAGCCAGATGGTGATCAGAAGGGTGGCATTGGCCCCCATGgccagaaggaagaggaggctgagAGGCAGGGACAGCCAGTGCTGCCAAGTCTGGTAGTTAGGGAAGCAGATGAGGAGGAATTCAGAGACTGGAGCAGTGGAGTAGTTGCTGGGAAATGCCATATAAAGTACCCTGTAAAAGCTAGAAATCCAGAGTCTCTTAAAATGTAGTCCCTTAAAATGTAGAATATATCACTATCGAAACTATAATATATATAGTGAAGTGTTAGAACTCGGGTTTCCATTGGGACTCTTAATCTGTCCCAATGAAGTTTtcaaatcatcatcatcaattaATCATTGCTGACATTTAACTTAACACTTACCACGTGCTAGGCATTATGCTGAATATTCATACCCATTATCTCATTTcacccttttaaaaaaaacatttaagagCAGTCAATATTGTTATACTAATTTCACAGATAATGCAAAGGTACAGGTAAAGGGGAGCAGGATAATTTGATCAAAATTAAAGAGCCAGTAAGTGGTGAAGCCACAACTGAGAACTAGACAGTTTGACTCTAGAGTCTCTGCTTTTACCCATTATGCACAACTTAGCCTCACCAAGCAAGGTGACTTAACtaagcccttccttccttcagagtGTAGAAGAGATAGCTATAGGGAAAGCTCTGTTTGGCTGACTCCATGGAAGTCCTAGAAAAGCCCTCTACTGCATACAATTGGACAAGGATTGACTTCAGGATTCCTTATTTTCACTCTTCAGGAAATATTGGATTAGAAATAGAGCAGCCCTTGACCCCAGCCGAAGGCCCTTAATTTCTTCCAGCCCCAACAGGAATTTCACCTTAAAGCCATAATGCTTATCATTCTTTTACTGGATTATTTGCTGTTATTTCTCTTTGTGAAGGTTCAAAAGTGTTTTCTTTGGTTGAATCCTTTAGAATGGACTGTGAGTTTCCTATTCTGATGACAGAGACAGCCAATATTGAAGGGTACACCAGGAACTTTACCAAAGGTTAGGGTCAGAAACTAGCTAGTCAGTGAGTTTTAGATCTATAAACCTATACAGAATTTATTGACCTGGTAAGTAAAATTATCAGTGTTTCCTTGTGGTCAGGATCTAATTATCCTAGCATATGGAATCTATGTTATGCAAACTCATCTGCTTTGCTTCCAGTTGTTTCTTTTATTGGGTATCATCTTTTTACTCTCACTACTAAACAAAGAGCAGAGTAGCCAAATATAAACAAAGGTGACAATAATGGATGTCACAGccaaagaaggaggaaagaggcaGGGAGTCACGGCAGGATAGCTAAGAGACATACAATCAGTGTAGCTGGGATTACTGATGCTGCCACCTGTCCCATCTGATATGTCTCCTCCAGGAGGGTTGAAGTGTGTATGAGAAGGGATCAGACTCTAGATGCCATCAAAGATAAGATACAAGGACTTTCACTTTGAATATCTCAGACTTTCCAAATACAGATTATacaatacacagacacacacacagacacacacacagacacacacacacagacacacacacacagacacacagacacacacacacagacacacacacacacacacacacagacacacacacacagacacacacacagacacacacacacacagacacacacacacagacacacacacacacacacacacacacattctacaCATTGTTAGACTTAAAGCAAACCAAAGATTCAGAAGTTAAAACCAGGGTAGGGACAATTATGTTGTATATCGGTTCCGTCCTGTATTTCCATATTTAATTAGGAAAATTACCCTGAGTATGAATCAGAGAAACAAGAAGGATAGGAAACAAACCCACCTTTCTGAAAAGACTTCTCCTTTACAATAACCTCTAGTCTGGATCTTTAGAATGACTTGATCTATTTGAACAGGCAAGAAAATAGTCAGTAGCTTCTCATACCTGGTATTAATGTTGAGCATACTAATGTATAGCATGTATTAAACAAAAACCATTATCTTCTGAGAACATACTgattaataaagtaaaattaacttACAAGCACTTATAGTGCAGTATAGTTGTGGCTCTAATAAAGATTACGTTACAAACAGTGGGAAAGAGACAAAAGTACAGACGAgggcccagcccggtggcacagaggttaagttcgcacgttccacttcacaGCGGCccgggcttcgctggttcggatcctgggggcgtacatggcaccacctggcatgccatgctgtggtaggtgtcccacatataaagtagaggaagacgggcatgaggttagctcggggccagacttcctcagcaaaaagaggaggactggcagtagttagctcagggctaatcttcctcaaaaaaagaaagtacagatGAATGGAGCAATGTGATATGGTTGAAAAGTTGGCCTCAGACAGAAATGAATTCCAAGTCTGCCTCTATACTCACTGTATAACCTTGTCAGTTATTTGAACTCTGTGGT
This window harbors:
- the LOC106828985 gene encoding olfactory receptor 56A4-like; protein product: MAFPSNYSTAPVSEFLLICFPNYQTWQHWLSLPLSLLFLLAMGANATLLITIWLEASLHEPVYYLLSLLSLLDMVLCLTVIPKVLAIFWFDLRSISFSACFLQMFIMNCFLAMESCTFMVMAYDRYVAICHPLQYPFIISDQFVARAIIFAVARNGLFFLPVPILSARLRYCAENIIKNCICTNLSVSRLSCDDITFNRLYQFVVGWTLLGSDLIFIVVSYSFILKVVLRIKAEGAVAKALSTCGSHFILILFFSTVLLVLVITNLARKRIPPDVPILLNILHHLIPPALNPIVYGVRTKEIKQGIQKLLKRL